Proteins found in one Fulvitalea axinellae genomic segment:
- a CDS encoding DUF4998 domain-containing protein, translated as MKINIKFLALASMCSLLVFASCSEMNDLHQDYLDQGEKIYAGKPDSVYVKGGRERAYLELILTQDQRIKEYVIYWNNGADSVRKTVEKTSGTDTVGVMIDNLLEGTYLFNSQTIDGAGNRSLKVETTGYTYGENFQSGLSNRRMERDVWILPGEAMVKFKGNPEKSVSTEFRYTDSEGAPGEFTLSSDDVDAVAQISGKPMKLEMRTLFLPEEGAIDTFYTDWVEVPFIWSAYSGHYTGSGTFDHPSNGAREFSQEKLLQPVDDKTVMANHSDLGQHGYRIKLVVAEDNSVTVTQYNGDGNEIGEMVSDAENSYNPETKTFTLNYRYEGDGGFRVISETIVMK; from the coding sequence ATGAAAATTAATATCAAATTTTTGGCCTTGGCGTCGATGTGTTCGCTGTTGGTTTTCGCGTCGTGTTCGGAGATGAACGACCTCCATCAAGATTATCTGGACCAAGGGGAAAAGATTTATGCGGGAAAGCCCGATAGCGTCTATGTCAAGGGAGGACGTGAGCGCGCGTACTTGGAGTTGATTCTTACGCAGGACCAAAGGATCAAAGAATACGTGATTTATTGGAACAATGGTGCTGACTCGGTTCGTAAGACAGTGGAGAAAACTTCGGGAACTGATACAGTGGGTGTCATGATCGATAATCTTCTGGAAGGTACCTATCTGTTCAATTCGCAGACTATCGACGGAGCGGGTAACCGTTCCTTGAAAGTGGAGACGACAGGTTATACTTACGGAGAAAACTTCCAAAGTGGACTTAGCAACCGACGGATGGAACGTGATGTTTGGATACTGCCGGGCGAGGCTATGGTCAAGTTTAAAGGCAATCCCGAAAAGTCAGTGTCAACGGAGTTCAGATATACCGATTCGGAAGGAGCGCCAGGCGAGTTTACGCTTTCCAGCGACGATGTCGATGCGGTGGCTCAAATTTCGGGAAAACCCATGAAGCTGGAGATGAGGACCCTGTTTTTGCCGGAAGAGGGAGCTATCGACACATTTTATACGGATTGGGTAGAGGTGCCGTTTATTTGGAGCGCTTATTCAGGGCACTATACTGGAAGCGGAACCTTTGATCACCCATCGAATGGAGCGCGGGAGTTTTCCCAAGAAAAACTGCTTCAGCCCGTGGACGACAAAACTGTAATGGCTAATCATTCGGATTTGGGGCAACACGGTTACCGGATAAAACTGGTGGTTGCAGAAGACAATTCCGTTACCGTAACGCAGTACAATGGCGATGGTAATGAGATAGGGGAGATGGTATCCGACGCTGAGAATTCTTATAACCCCGAAACCAAAACGTTTACGCTCAATTACCGCTACGAAGGTGACGGAGGCTTCCGGGTAATATCAGAAACAATCGTAATGAAATAA
- a CDS encoding DUF5000 domain-containing lipoprotein: MKKSINNLFAWFCCVATLLSCSDDKPEMIQHDGKAPGPVTDLKVENLNGASKISYSLPADKDLLFVKAVYSPRQGETSETRASYYDNSLVVSGFGDTKDREVELYAVDRSGNVSVVAKTTIAPLTPPVELAFNSLRVVPDFGGVHAFWENESMADLGVTLMELDSLQKWQDVETMYSSQAEADFAVRGYNTDERHFAVIVSDRWGNLSDTLKVKLKPLFEEELDKSKFKKLKLPSDAGDAWGWRMERLWDNNKGSGFHTAQGNPRPHWFTFDMGVEAQLSRYKIFQRAGGYMFDHGNPRVWEVWGATDPDPEGGWDGWTKLVECESIKPSGLPIDQNSDEDRALIKRGEEFIFPIDAPPVRYIRFKIYDSWSGGSFFHAMEVYFWGKVLDGSTENEETNEN, translated from the coding sequence ATGAAAAAATCGATAAATAACCTTTTTGCTTGGTTTTGCTGTGTGGCTACGCTTCTGTCGTGCAGTGATGATAAGCCTGAAATGATACAGCATGACGGAAAGGCGCCGGGACCGGTTACAGACCTAAAAGTTGAGAACCTGAATGGAGCCTCTAAGATTTCATACAGCTTGCCAGCCGACAAAGATTTACTTTTTGTGAAGGCGGTATATTCGCCCAGACAAGGGGAAACTAGTGAAACTCGTGCCTCGTATTATGATAATTCATTAGTGGTAAGCGGATTTGGTGATACCAAAGACCGTGAGGTTGAGTTGTATGCAGTAGACAGGAGTGGAAATGTTTCCGTGGTAGCGAAAACCACTATCGCACCCCTTACTCCCCCCGTAGAGTTAGCTTTTAATAGCTTGAGAGTGGTGCCCGATTTCGGGGGCGTTCACGCTTTTTGGGAAAATGAGTCCATGGCGGACTTGGGGGTTACGTTGATGGAGCTTGACAGCCTCCAAAAATGGCAAGACGTAGAGACTATGTACTCAAGTCAGGCTGAGGCTGACTTTGCCGTAAGGGGATACAATACCGACGAGCGCCATTTTGCGGTTATTGTCTCTGACCGCTGGGGCAACCTGTCGGATACGCTTAAGGTTAAGCTGAAGCCTCTTTTTGAAGAGGAGCTTGACAAATCAAAATTCAAAAAGCTTAAGTTACCTAGCGATGCGGGTGACGCTTGGGGCTGGAGAATGGAAAGGCTTTGGGACAACAATAAGGGCAGTGGTTTCCATACTGCCCAAGGCAACCCTCGTCCGCACTGGTTTACCTTTGATATGGGCGTGGAGGCCCAGCTTAGTCGCTACAAAATTTTCCAAAGAGCGGGAGGATACATGTTTGATCATGGAAACCCAAGAGTCTGGGAAGTGTGGGGAGCCACGGATCCCGACCCGGAAGGGGGCTGGGACGGTTGGACCAAACTTGTCGAATGCGAGTCGATAAAACCTTCGGGCTTGCCGATCGACCAAAACTCCGACGAGGATAGAGCTTTGATTAAAAGGGGCGAAGAATTCATTTTCCCAATTGACGCTCCTCCGGTACGTTACATTCGATTCAAAATCTATGACTCATGGTCGGGCGGTTCGTTCTTCCACGCAATGGAGGTGTACTTCTGGGGTAAAGTGTTAGATGGTTCCACCGAAAATGAGGAGACAAATGAAAATTAA
- a CDS encoding RagB/SusD family nutrient uptake outer membrane protein — protein sequence MKKIKILFVLVMSGLFPSCEFLDVVPDNVATLDHAFVDYTSVRKYLATCYSYIPNHGSVYGNPAHMGGDELWMHFPVTYFGSTNCWNIARNEQNVNSPLVNTWDGGNSGTSLFQGIRDCNIFLSRVDEVKDMEDFEKERMKGEVLFLKGYFHFLLMKHYGPIPLMKENLPVSATPEEVKVFRASIDEVGEYVLELFDQAIVQLNGYDEVTTLELGRISRTTVLAMKAKVLVTLASPMFNGNTEFSLTDKNGKQLFPQEFDPEKWVKAKDACKAAIDSIEMFTPIELYYFADARAMSDSTRVKMNIRNSVSEQWNGELIWGNSGGSASEIQRMAQARIDPNNVINEAVRSNIAPPLRIAEMFYTEHGVPISEDKEWDYENRFKLRQAEHDDRYYIETGYKTVGLHFDREPRFYASLGFDGGVWYGQGRMDDDETWVLKGKKGQPASRQGSGLYSATGYWPKKLVFFENEIRDGQGYNLRQYPFPVIRLADLYLLYAEALNESKAAPDGEVYDWIDRVRARAGLKGVVESWTQYAKNPNKVTEKAGMREIIQQERLIELAFEGQRFWDLRRWKRAGEFMNKPIKGWHIDERDAEAYYVPRVLFAPTFNRRDYLWPIKQSAIVQNTNLVQNPGW from the coding sequence ATGAAAAAGATAAAGATTCTTTTTGTACTCGTAATGTCGGGGCTCTTTCCGTCATGCGAATTCTTGGACGTGGTTCCGGATAACGTAGCGACATTGGATCACGCTTTCGTTGACTATACTTCCGTGAGGAAATATCTGGCGACATGTTACAGCTATATTCCAAACCACGGCAGTGTATACGGGAATCCGGCCCATATGGGAGGGGACGAGCTCTGGATGCACTTTCCCGTAACTTATTTCGGCAGTACAAACTGTTGGAATATCGCTAGAAACGAGCAAAACGTTAACTCTCCGTTGGTGAATACCTGGGACGGAGGAAACAGTGGAACGTCTTTGTTCCAAGGTATCCGCGACTGTAATATCTTCCTTAGCAGGGTAGATGAGGTCAAGGATATGGAAGACTTTGAAAAAGAGCGTATGAAGGGCGAGGTCCTGTTCTTGAAAGGTTATTTCCATTTCCTTTTGATGAAACACTACGGTCCTATTCCGCTCATGAAAGAGAACCTTCCGGTATCCGCTACGCCAGAGGAAGTGAAAGTGTTCCGGGCCTCGATCGATGAAGTGGGGGAGTATGTACTGGAACTCTTCGATCAAGCGATTGTGCAATTGAACGGATACGACGAGGTTACGACACTTGAGTTGGGACGTATTAGCCGGACTACCGTACTGGCTATGAAAGCGAAAGTTTTGGTCACTTTGGCAAGCCCGATGTTTAACGGGAATACGGAGTTCTCTTTGACGGACAAGAACGGCAAACAGCTTTTCCCTCAGGAGTTTGATCCCGAAAAGTGGGTTAAGGCTAAGGATGCCTGTAAAGCGGCTATCGATTCGATCGAGATGTTTACGCCGATCGAGCTTTACTATTTTGCCGACGCAAGAGCCATGTCGGACTCCACTAGAGTCAAGATGAATATCCGGAACAGTGTTTCCGAACAGTGGAACGGAGAATTGATTTGGGGAAATTCCGGAGGCTCCGCAAGTGAGATTCAGCGAATGGCCCAAGCCAGAATCGACCCGAATAACGTGATTAACGAGGCCGTGCGTTCCAATATCGCCCCTCCTTTGCGTATTGCCGAAATGTTCTACACGGAACACGGAGTGCCGATAAGCGAAGACAAAGAGTGGGACTATGAGAACAGGTTCAAATTAAGGCAGGCGGAACACGACGATCGCTACTATATCGAGACAGGGTACAAAACCGTCGGTTTGCACTTTGACAGGGAGCCTCGCTTTTATGCCAGTCTCGGATTTGACGGAGGCGTTTGGTATGGCCAAGGCCGAATGGATGATGACGAGACGTGGGTTCTGAAGGGGAAAAAAGGCCAACCGGCTTCACGCCAAGGCTCGGGCCTTTATTCGGCGACTGGATATTGGCCCAAAAAGTTGGTGTTTTTTGAGAATGAAATCCGCGACGGCCAAGGCTATAACCTGAGACAGTATCCGTTCCCGGTAATTCGCTTGGCTGATCTCTACTTGCTTTATGCGGAAGCGCTTAACGAAAGCAAGGCCGCGCCGGACGGCGAGGTGTACGACTGGATCGATCGGGTTAGAGCCAGAGCAGGCTTGAAGGGTGTGGTGGAATCGTGGACGCAATATGCCAAGAATCCGAACAAGGTTACGGAAAAAGCCGGAATGCGCGAGATTATTCAGCAAGAGCGACTTATCGAGTTGGCTTTCGAAGGACAGCGTTTTTGGGATCTTCGTCGCTGGAAAAGGGCCGGTGAGTTTATGAACAAACCGATCAAGGGCTGGCATATCGACGAACGAGACGCCGAAGCGTACTACGTTCCGAGAGTCCTTTTCGCACCGACATTTAACCGTCGGGATTACCTGTGGCCTATCAAGCAAAGCGCGATAGTGCAAAATACGAACCTAGTTCAGAATCCAGGTTGGTGA
- a CDS encoding twin-arginine translocation signal domain-containing protein gives MDRRDFLKTSALAAGAVTLGCNALADKGNGKKLLNAYYFRAHMYTLVPRHIREDLRWMADLGTDVVSVAVLEQDLYAARENIDLICAEADKLGMEVHAVPSRWGGLVAGAPKVPSTFTCRNPQTWMLGRDGKPVDTRISGRISSVHYPETLDFMSETALQLLKQSNIKGLIWDEPKSLGKDYSPKAIENLGKDAPKEAHIQANVDFYSELNRRIKAEFADCRLGMFLQAHYSDTAMNKCATIKHMDDFGCDGRPWGMADGGKLESKGKVLLGEKAGERFLKAAKENGKNSLWLVENHNMSLADAEVMERGLKEVVKREVDHLIYYYYPRNLEDPEKIMKVIQKGIKPFKA, from the coding sequence ATGGACAGAAGAGATTTTTTAAAGACGTCTGCGCTTGCCGCGGGTGCCGTCACTTTGGGCTGTAATGCCTTGGCGGACAAGGGGAACGGAAAGAAGTTGCTGAACGCTTACTATTTCCGGGCTCATATGTACACACTCGTGCCGAGACATATCAGGGAAGACCTCCGCTGGATGGCCGACCTTGGTACCGACGTGGTTTCGGTGGCCGTTTTGGAGCAGGATTTGTACGCCGCTCGCGAAAATATCGACCTGATCTGTGCCGAAGCTGACAAACTGGGTATGGAGGTGCATGCGGTACCTTCTCGCTGGGGCGGATTAGTAGCCGGAGCGCCCAAAGTTCCGAGTACATTCACTTGCCGGAATCCGCAGACGTGGATGCTGGGCCGGGATGGCAAACCGGTAGACACGAGAATTTCCGGCAGGATAAGTAGCGTGCACTATCCGGAGACGTTGGATTTTATGTCCGAAACGGCCCTGCAGTTGCTTAAGCAATCGAATATCAAAGGCTTGATTTGGGACGAACCCAAGTCACTAGGTAAAGATTATTCGCCCAAGGCGATAGAAAACCTTGGTAAAGATGCGCCGAAAGAGGCTCATATTCAGGCGAATGTTGATTTCTATTCCGAGTTGAACCGCCGTATCAAGGCCGAATTTGCCGATTGTCGTTTGGGAATGTTTCTGCAGGCCCATTACAGTGATACCGCAATGAACAAATGCGCCACTATCAAGCATATGGACGATTTCGGCTGTGATGGTCGCCCTTGGGGTATGGCCGACGGAGGCAAGCTTGAGAGCAAAGGAAAAGTATTGTTGGGCGAAAAAGCCGGCGAGCGCTTTCTGAAAGCGGCCAAGGAAAACGGCAAAAACAGCCTGTGGCTGGTGGAAAACCATAATATGTCTTTGGCCGACGCCGAAGTGATGGAGCGGGGCTTGAAAGAAGTGGTGAAGCGGGAGGTAGACCATTTGATCTACTATTATTACCCGAGAAACCTCGAAGATCCGGAGAAGATAATGAAGGTGATACAGAAAGGTATCAAACCCTTTAAGGCTTAG